actaaattaaATACCTAAGTGAGTATTTTGTCTTagatacacggctttcggctaaataaatagcaggctatgttttagcacatctatgacaatgaaaaaggtaccaaaatctgaattttaatgattttacggtcgtccggatgagcaaatcactgaatgggccaaaGGGCACCCAAACTTCTGCAAAGAGAAGAGATTCGATGCCAAAAGGAAGTCGGAGAAATTGCAGGAAGTGTGGATAATTGTGTGCTAGCTTTAATAggaatcttcttcttcttcaattgAGACGATACCGACCTCTTCATAATCCTTCTCAAGGGCAGCCAAATCTTCACGAGCCTCAGAAAACTCCGCCTCTTCCATACCTTCACCGACATACCAATGGACAAAAGCACGCTTGGCGTACATCAAATCAAATTTGTGGTCCAGGCGGACCCAAGCTTCAGCGATGGCGGTTGTGTTGCTCAACATGCAAACAGCACGCTGGACCTTAGCCAGATCACCACCAGGTACAACGGTTGGTGGCTGGTAGTTGATGCCTATTTTGAAACCACATGGAGACCAGTCGACGAATTGGACGGTACGCTTCATCCTGATTTTAGCGATAGCTGCGTTGACATCTTTGGGGACAACGTCACCACGGTATAGCATACAACAGGCCATGTACTTGCCGTGACGAGGATCACATTTTACCATCTGATTAGCTGGCTCGAAGCAGGCATTGGTGATTTCCACAACACTCAACTGCTCATGATAAGCCTTCTCTACTGAAATAATCGGAGCATATGTCACAAGTGGGAAATGAATACGAGGGTAAGGCACTAAGTTGGTCTGGAACTCAATTAGATCAACATTCAAGGCACCTTCGAAGCGGAGAGATGCAGTGAGTGAAGACACGATCTGCCCGATAAGACGATTAAGATTGGTGTAGGTTGGACGCTCTATATCTAGGTTACGATGACATATATCATAGATGGCTTCGTTGTCGACCATGAAAGTACAGTCGGAGTGTTCGAGGGTGGTGTGGGTGGTGAGAATGGCGTTATATGGTTCGACGACAGCTGTTGAAATCTGAGGAGCTGGGTAGACGGCAAACTCGAGCTTGGATTTCTTGCCGTAGTCTACGGAGAGTCGTTCCAAAAGGAGAGATGTGAAACCTGACCCTGTGCCTCCACCAAAGCTGTGAAAGATGAGGAAGCCTTGGAGACCTGCGCATTGATCAGCCTGAAAGGATAAATTATTATCATAGCACCGTTATTCTCGTGCTTTATTGATGCAATtttattgaaataattataatGGCGATGAAATAGAATATCTAGCCATCAGCTTTTTAACAAAACGAAAATCGTCAAAAAACACATAACCAGGCAactatagacaagttcttcaaaACGTTGttgatagagagattgcgatttccaaacgtagcatcgaacgtatgTGGAATCTATTctaaatcccgtcacaggagagtgattttgaatagattccacgtacgttcgatacgtacgtttggaaatcgcaatctctctgatATCTATAACTCGACGCACTTTGCAGCCAGATATAGGTATATATATTACATGGTAAAAACACGGGGGATTGCTGGGTATTCATTGCGctacactcagagaaatatttacaaaacattatgtaagtatagaacctcataataattaagtaaaatttacctcagaactatgtaataattaccaaaattatgtaaaattttaattaattttacccaaattaattaaaattttacataattcggtaaatattacatagttctgaggtaaattttacttaattattatgaggttctatacttacacaatgttttgtaaatatttctctgagtgtagAGTACAGAGCATTTCACGGCAACATTGGTTTGGTTTCTTATCAAAATTGCCCTCTCATGGTAAATAACGTTTTGTGCACCCGATATATTATCATAACATTTCAGCCAATTATAAATATTTCTACTGCAGGATTTGTTCTCACCATTTTTCTGATTCTGTCACACACTTGATCAATTTGTTTCATGCCGACTGTGTAGTGACCACGCGCGTAGTTATTAGCCGCGTCCTCCTTGCCAGTAATGAGCTGTTCAGGGTGGAAGAGGCTACGGTATGTACCGGTGCGAATCTCGTCTGTTAAGTAAATAAAATGTTGTTACATATTTGCTTTTATATCCTCTTCtctttcaaagtttcccattcctTGCCTTCGAGTCTTTCCCTTTTCTTTACTCCACATTTTCTCAACTCTCATTTCCATTGTCCCTTACTTTCCTTAACCCCTTACCCACTCCCATTTCCTGTCCTTTttcccagttgaaattcacactccctgtgtggaagtataggtggatttcaactggaatagcccaatgtcacgGGGATCACAAGCGTAAACTCGGAAGTGTTTTAATAAAGCTACAGAGCTTGTGTCAATGTCCAAAATGCAACTTACCAACTACTGTCGGTTCCAAATCCACAAAAACAGCACGAGGGACATGTTGTCCTGTGCCAGTTTCACTGAAGAAAGCATTGAATGAGTCACATTCTCCGCCAATGGTCTTATCACTAGGCATCTGACCATCAGGCTGGATGCCA
Above is a window of Amphiura filiformis chromosome 7, Afil_fr2py, whole genome shotgun sequence DNA encoding:
- the LOC140157135 gene encoding tubulin alpha-1 chain-like isoform X2; the encoded protein is MRECISIHVGQCGVQMGNACWELYCLEHGIQPDGQMPSDKTIGGECDSFNAFFSETGTGQHVPRAVFVDLEPTVVDEIRTGTYRSLFHPEQLITGKEDAANNYARGHYTVGMKQIDQVCDRIRKMADQCAGLQGFLIFHSFGGGTGSGFTSLLLERLSVDYGKKSKLEFAVYPAPQISTAVVEPYNAILTTHTTLEHSDCTFMVDNEAIYDICHRNLDIERPTYTNLNRLIGQIVSSLTASLRFEGALNVDLIEFQTNLVPYPRIHFPLVTYAPIISVEKAYHEQLSVVEITNACFEPANQMVKCDPRHGKYMACCMLYRGDVVPKDVNAAIAKIRMKRTVQFVDWSPCGFKIGINYQPPTVVPGGDLAKVQRAVCMLSNTTAIAEAWVRLDHKFDLMYAKRAFVHWYVGEGMEEAEFSEAREDLAALEKDYEEVGIVSIEEEEDSY
- the LOC140157135 gene encoding tubulin alpha-3 chain-like isoform X1, coding for MWIYENNGRECISIHVGQCGVQMGNACWELYCLEHGIQPDGQMPSDKTIGGECDSFNAFFSETGTGQHVPRAVFVDLEPTVVDEIRTGTYRSLFHPEQLITGKEDAANNYARGHYTVGMKQIDQVCDRIRKMADQCAGLQGFLIFHSFGGGTGSGFTSLLLERLSVDYGKKSKLEFAVYPAPQISTAVVEPYNAILTTHTTLEHSDCTFMVDNEAIYDICHRNLDIERPTYTNLNRLIGQIVSSLTASLRFEGALNVDLIEFQTNLVPYPRIHFPLVTYAPIISVEKAYHEQLSVVEITNACFEPANQMVKCDPRHGKYMACCMLYRGDVVPKDVNAAIAKIRMKRTVQFVDWSPCGFKIGINYQPPTVVPGGDLAKVQRAVCMLSNTTAIAEAWVRLDHKFDLMYAKRAFVHWYVGEGMEEAEFSEAREDLAALEKDYEEVGIVSIEEEEDSY